From Cronobacter turicensis z3032, the proteins below share one genomic window:
- the ygiQ gene encoding UPF0313 protein ygiQ yields MSSLSLIQPDRDLFSWPQYWAACFGPAPFLPMSREEMDQLGWDSCDIILVTGDAYVDHPSFGMAICGRMLEAQGFRVGIIAQPDWSSKDDFMRLGKPNLFFGVTAGNMDSMINRYTADRKLRHDDAYTPDNEAGKRPDRATLVYTQRCKEAWRDVPVILGGIEASLRRTAHYDYWSDTVRRSVLVDAKADMLIFGNGERPLVEVAHRLAMGEPIATIRDVRNTAIMLKEALPGWTGVDSTRLDTPGRIDPIPHPYGDDLPCADGNKPEKPEVKTVTVQPPRPKPWEKTYVLLPSYEKVKGDKVLYAHASRILHHETNPGCARALMQKHGDRYIWINPPAIPLSTEEMDSVFALPYQRVPHPVYGKKRIPAWEMIRFSVNIMRGCFGGCSFCSITEHEGRIIQSRSEDSIINEIEAIRDAVPGFTGVISDLGGPTANMYMLRCTSPRAEQTCRRLSCVYPEICPHMDTDHTPTINLYRRARDLKGIKKILIASGVRYDLAVEDPRYIKELATHHVGGYLKIAPEHTEEGPLSKMMKPGMGSYDRFKELFDTYSKQAGKEQYLIPYFISAHPGTRDEDMVNLALWLKARRFRLDQVQNFYPSPLANSTTMYYTGKNPLGKIGYKSEDVVVPKGDRQRRLHKALLRYHDPANWPVIREALEAMGKKHLIGSRSDCLVPAPTTDEMRAAKRQYRHTQPALTKHTPVSHQRQGLPKTKKTAR; encoded by the coding sequence ATGAGTTCCCTGAGCCTGATCCAGCCGGATCGCGATCTGTTCTCCTGGCCCCAGTACTGGGCGGCCTGCTTTGGGCCTGCGCCCTTTTTACCGATGTCGCGCGAGGAGATGGACCAGCTTGGCTGGGACAGCTGCGATATTATTCTCGTCACCGGCGATGCCTACGTCGATCACCCGAGCTTCGGCATGGCTATTTGCGGCCGTATGCTGGAGGCGCAGGGCTTTCGCGTCGGGATCATCGCGCAGCCGGACTGGAGCAGCAAAGACGACTTCATGCGCCTTGGCAAACCGAACCTGTTTTTCGGCGTGACCGCCGGGAATATGGATTCGATGATCAACCGCTACACGGCGGATCGCAAACTGCGCCACGACGACGCCTACACGCCGGATAACGAAGCCGGAAAACGCCCCGATCGCGCGACGCTGGTCTATACCCAGCGCTGTAAAGAGGCCTGGCGCGACGTGCCGGTCATCCTGGGCGGCATTGAGGCGAGCCTGCGCCGCACCGCGCATTACGATTACTGGTCTGACACCGTGCGCCGCTCGGTGCTGGTGGATGCCAAAGCCGACATGCTGATTTTCGGCAACGGCGAGCGTCCGCTGGTGGAAGTGGCGCATCGTCTGGCGATGGGCGAGCCTATCGCCACGATCCGGGACGTGCGTAATACGGCAATCATGCTGAAAGAAGCCCTGCCGGGCTGGACGGGCGTGGATTCCACGCGTCTCGACACGCCGGGGCGCATTGATCCGATCCCGCATCCGTATGGCGACGATCTGCCGTGCGCTGACGGCAACAAACCGGAAAAGCCCGAAGTGAAAACCGTCACCGTTCAGCCGCCGCGCCCGAAGCCGTGGGAGAAAACCTACGTGCTGCTGCCGTCGTATGAAAAAGTGAAGGGTGACAAAGTACTTTACGCGCACGCCTCGCGCATTCTGCACCACGAAACCAACCCCGGCTGCGCCCGCGCGCTGATGCAAAAGCATGGCGATCGTTATATCTGGATTAACCCGCCTGCGATCCCGCTCTCGACCGAAGAGATGGACAGCGTGTTTGCGCTGCCGTATCAGCGCGTGCCGCACCCGGTGTACGGCAAAAAGCGCATTCCGGCCTGGGAAATGATCCGCTTCTCGGTGAACATTATGCGCGGCTGCTTCGGCGGCTGTTCGTTCTGCTCCATTACCGAACATGAAGGGCGCATTATCCAGAGCCGCTCGGAAGACTCGATCATTAATGAGATAGAAGCGATCCGCGACGCGGTGCCGGGCTTTACCGGCGTGATTTCCGATCTCGGTGGGCCGACGGCCAATATGTATATGCTGCGCTGCACTTCGCCGCGCGCCGAGCAGACCTGCCGTCGCCTGTCGTGCGTCTACCCGGAGATCTGCCCGCATATGGATACCGATCACACGCCGACGATCAACCTCTACCGCCGCGCGCGCGATCTCAAGGGCATCAAGAAGATCCTGATCGCCTCCGGCGTGCGGTACGATTTGGCGGTAGAAGATCCGCGTTATATCAAAGAGCTGGCGACACACCATGTCGGCGGTTATCTGAAGATTGCCCCGGAGCATACCGAAGAGGGGCCGCTCTCAAAAATGATGAAGCCGGGCATGGGCAGCTATGACCGCTTTAAAGAACTGTTCGATACCTATTCAAAACAGGCGGGCAAAGAGCAGTACCTGATCCCGTACTTTATCTCCGCGCACCCCGGCACGCGCGATGAAGATATGGTGAACCTGGCGCTGTGGCTGAAAGCGCGCCGTTTCCGGCTCGATCAGGTGCAGAACTTCTATCCGTCGCCGCTCGCCAACTCGACCACCATGTATTACACCGGCAAAAACCCGCTCGGCAAAATCGGCTACAAAAGTGAAGACGTGGTGGTGCCGAAAGGCGATCGCCAGCGCCGCCTGCACAAGGCGCTGCTGCGCTATCACGATCCGGCCAACTGGCCCGTTATTCGCGAGGCGCTGGAGGCGATGGGTAAAAAGCATCTGATTGGCTCGCGCAGCGACTGCTTAGTGCCCGCGCCGACCACCGATGAGATGCGCGCGGCGAAACGGCAGTATCGGCACACGCAGCCCGCGCTGACCAAACACACCCCGGTGAGCCATCAGCGCCAGGGCCTGCCGAAAACGAAGAAAACGGCGCGCTGA
- the yjgF gene encoding UPF0076 protein yjgF has product MLTSGEIMSRTIATENAPAAIGPYVQAVDLGNMVITSGQIPVDPKSGSVPDDIAAQARQSLDNVKAIIEAAGLKVGDIVKTTVFVKDLNDFATVNATYEAFFTEHNATFPARSCVEVARLPKDVKIEIEAIAVRR; this is encoded by the coding sequence CTGTTAACTTCAGGAGAAATTATGTCCCGCACTATCGCCACGGAAAATGCCCCTGCCGCTATCGGTCCTTACGTTCAGGCTGTCGATCTGGGCAACATGGTTATCACCTCCGGTCAGATCCCGGTTGACCCGAAATCCGGCAGCGTGCCGGACGACATCGCCGCCCAGGCGCGCCAGTCGCTGGATAACGTGAAAGCGATTATCGAAGCCGCTGGCCTGAAAGTCGGCGATATCGTGAAAACCACGGTATTCGTCAAAGATCTGAACGACTTCGCCACCGTTAACGCCACTTACGAAGCGTTTTTCACCGAGCATAACGCGACTTTCCCGGCGCGCTCCTGCGTCGAAGTGGCGCGTCTGCCGAAAGACGTGAAAATCGAAATCGAAGCGATCGCCGTTCGTCGCTAA
- the patA gene encoding Putrescine aminotransferase, translating into MNLIEKRTLTHEEMKALNQEVHDYFQQHVNPGFLEYRKSVTAGGDYGAVEWQAGGLNTLVDTQGQEFLDCLGGFGIFNVGHRNPVVVSAVENQLAKQPLHSQELLDPLRAMLAKTLAALTPGKLKYSFFCNSGTESVEAAIKLAKAYQSPRGKFTFVAASGAFHGKSLGALSATAKAAFRKPFMPLLPGFRHVPFGNIDALRELLSECKKTGDDVAAVILEPIQGEGGVILPPPGYLPAVRKLCDEYGALLILDEVQTGMGRTGKMFACEHENVQPDILCLAKALGGGVMPIGATVATEEVFSVLFDNPFLHTTTFGGNPLACAAALATIHVLLEENLPAQAEQKGDMLLDGFRQLAREYPHLVQEARGRGMLMAIEFVDNETGYRFASEMFRQHILVAGTLNNAKTIRIEPPLTLTVEQCEQVLAAARTALETLSIAHSDTAVATES; encoded by the coding sequence CTGAATCTCATCGAAAAGCGCACGCTGACGCATGAGGAGATGAAAGCACTTAACCAGGAGGTGCATGATTACTTCCAGCAGCATGTAAACCCAGGATTCTTAGAGTATCGAAAATCAGTCACCGCTGGCGGGGATTACGGAGCCGTAGAGTGGCAGGCGGGAGGGCTTAATACGCTTGTCGACACCCAGGGACAGGAGTTCCTTGATTGCCTGGGTGGATTTGGCATTTTTAACGTGGGGCACCGTAATCCAGTTGTTGTATCCGCCGTAGAAAATCAGCTTGCGAAACAGCCTCTGCACAGTCAGGAGCTGCTCGACCCGCTAAGAGCGATGCTCGCCAAAACCCTCGCCGCGCTGACGCCTGGCAAACTCAAGTACAGCTTCTTTTGCAACAGCGGAACGGAATCGGTCGAGGCGGCGATTAAGCTTGCCAAAGCGTATCAGTCGCCGCGCGGCAAATTCACCTTCGTGGCCGCCAGCGGCGCCTTCCACGGCAAATCGCTCGGCGCGCTCTCCGCCACCGCGAAAGCGGCGTTTCGCAAACCGTTTATGCCGTTGCTGCCAGGCTTTCGCCATGTGCCGTTCGGCAATATCGACGCGCTGCGCGAGCTGCTGAGTGAATGCAAGAAAACCGGCGATGACGTGGCGGCCGTGATCCTGGAGCCTATTCAGGGGGAAGGCGGCGTGATCCTGCCGCCGCCGGGCTACCTGCCGGCCGTGCGCAAGCTCTGCGATGAATACGGCGCGCTGCTTATCCTCGACGAGGTGCAGACCGGCATGGGCCGCACCGGCAAAATGTTCGCCTGCGAGCATGAAAACGTGCAGCCGGACATTCTCTGTCTTGCCAAAGCGCTTGGCGGCGGCGTGATGCCGATTGGCGCGACGGTCGCGACGGAAGAAGTGTTTTCGGTACTGTTCGACAACCCGTTCCTGCACACCACCACGTTTGGCGGCAACCCGCTCGCCTGCGCGGCGGCGCTCGCCACCATTCATGTGCTGCTGGAGGAAAACCTGCCCGCCCAGGCGGAGCAGAAAGGCGACATGTTGCTGGACGGCTTCCGCCAGCTGGCGCGTGAATACCCGCATCTGGTGCAGGAGGCGCGCGGTCGTGGGATGCTGATGGCCATTGAGTTTGTCGATAACGAAACCGGCTACCGCTTCGCGAGCGAAATGTTCCGTCAGCACATACTGGTGGCGGGCACGCTCAACAACGCCAAAACGATCCGCATCGAGCCGCCGCTCACGCTGACCGTTGAGCAGTGCGAGCAGGTGCTTGCCGCCGCGCGTACGGCGCTTGAGACGCTCAGCATCGCCCACAGCGATACGGCGGTCGCCACCGAAAGCTAA
- the ygjP gene encoding Uncharacterized protein ygjP: protein MMTTLTYLQGYPESLLAQVRTLIDQNRLGEVLEKRYPHKHLITTDKALYDYAQGLKNRYLRSAPPLNKVAYDNKIHVMKHALGLHTAISRVQGGKLKAKAEIRVATVFRQAPEDFLRMIVVHELAHIKEKEHNKAFYQLCCHMEPQYHQLEFDTRLWLTQLALAQSGGQTA from the coding sequence GTGATGACCACACTGACGTATCTCCAGGGCTACCCGGAATCGCTGCTTGCCCAGGTGCGCACGCTGATTGACCAGAACCGCCTCGGCGAAGTGCTTGAGAAGCGCTATCCGCACAAGCATCTGATAACCACGGACAAAGCGCTTTATGACTATGCGCAGGGACTGAAAAACCGCTATCTGCGCAGCGCCCCACCGCTCAATAAAGTGGCGTATGACAATAAAATCCACGTCATGAAACACGCGCTTGGGCTGCATACCGCGATTTCCCGCGTGCAGGGCGGCAAGCTAAAGGCCAAGGCGGAGATCCGCGTCGCTACGGTGTTTCGCCAGGCGCCGGAGGATTTTCTGCGGATGATTGTGGTGCATGAGCTCGCGCATATTAAAGAAAAGGAACATAACAAAGCCTTTTATCAGCTGTGCTGCCATATGGAACCGCAGTATCATCAGCTCGAATTCGACACCCGCCTGTGGCTGACCCAGCTTGCGCTGGCGCAAAGCGGCGGGCAGACGGCTTAA
- the rlmG gene encoding Ribosomal RNA large subunit methyltransferase G produces the protein MSQVELLNQTLTLQRFPPMPEETPLQAWEAADEYLLQQVEQPSGPVLIFNDSFGALACALADVRPVSVNDSFIAHQATRHNLRLNDIDESWVALQDSLSPLPAAPELVLMKIPKQLALLEQQLRALRQVVTPQTRIIAGGKARDIHTSTLALFEKILGPTTTTLAWKKARLIHCAFSAPALADAPETLSWKLDGTPWTIHNHASVFSRANLDIGARFFMQHLPEAVEGEMVDLGCGNGVIGLTLLAQNPQARVRFVDESYMAVASSRLNVETNLPDALDRCEFQVNNALTGVEPESFHAVLCNPPFHQQHAITDHIAWQMFQDARRCLKWGGELRIVGNRHLDYFRKLKKIFGNCTTVATNNKFVVLKAVKLRKSR, from the coding sequence ATGAGCCAGGTGGAGTTACTCAATCAAACACTGACGCTGCAGCGTTTTCCGCCAATGCCGGAAGAGACGCCGCTGCAGGCCTGGGAAGCGGCGGATGAATATTTGCTGCAACAGGTCGAACAGCCCTCCGGTCCGGTACTGATTTTCAACGACAGTTTCGGCGCGCTCGCCTGTGCGCTGGCGGATGTTCGCCCGGTCAGCGTCAACGATTCGTTCATCGCCCACCAGGCCACGCGCCACAACCTGCGCCTGAACGATATCGACGAATCCTGGGTAGCCCTGCAGGACAGCCTGAGCCCGCTGCCCGCCGCACCGGAGCTGGTGCTGATGAAGATCCCGAAACAGCTCGCGCTGCTGGAGCAGCAACTGCGAGCGCTGCGTCAGGTAGTGACGCCGCAGACGCGCATTATCGCGGGCGGCAAAGCGCGCGATATTCACACCTCGACGCTGGCGCTGTTTGAAAAAATCCTGGGGCCGACGACCACGACGCTCGCCTGGAAAAAGGCGCGTCTGATCCATTGCGCCTTCAGCGCCCCGGCGCTTGCCGACGCGCCTGAGACATTAAGCTGGAAGCTCGACGGCACGCCGTGGACGATTCATAACCACGCCAGCGTGTTTTCCCGCGCGAATCTCGACATCGGCGCGCGCTTCTTTATGCAGCATCTGCCGGAAGCGGTGGAAGGCGAGATGGTGGATCTCGGCTGCGGTAACGGCGTGATCGGCCTGACGCTGCTGGCGCAGAATCCACAGGCGCGGGTGCGGTTTGTCGACGAGTCTTACATGGCGGTGGCTTCAAGCCGTCTGAATGTTGAAACCAATCTGCCGGACGCGCTGGATCGCTGCGAGTTTCAGGTGAATAACGCGCTGACGGGCGTGGAGCCGGAAAGCTTCCACGCGGTGCTCTGCAACCCGCCGTTCCATCAGCAGCACGCCATCACCGATCATATCGCCTGGCAGATGTTCCAGGACGCCCGCCGTTGCCTGAAGTGGGGCGGCGAGCTGCGCATCGTCGGCAATCGTCATCTCGATTATTTCCGCAAGCTGAAGAAGATTTTCGGTAACTGCACGACCGTCGCGACCAACAATAAGTTTGTAGTATTGAAAGCGGTGAAGCTGCGCAAAAGCCGCTGA
- the fadH gene encoding 2,4-dienoyl-CoA reductase [NADPH], which produces MAITISRLSLSLLAVDRLIINSSDHITIILHWMSAIMSYPSLFAPLDLGFTTLKNRVLMGSMHTGLEEHPDGARRLAAFYAERARHGVALIVTGGVAPSPAGVAIQGGAVLNDAHQLPHHRVITDAVHREGGKIALQILHTGRYSYQPHPVAPSPLQAPINRFAPHELTHDEILALIDDFAQCASLAREAGYDGVEIMGSEGYLINQFLAARTNQREDEWGGDYARRMRFAVQVVRAVRERVGLDFIIIYRLSMLDLVEGGSTFAETVQLARAIEAAGATLLNTGIGWHEARIPTIATPVPRGAFTWVTRKLRGQTTLPLVTTNRINDPHVAEAILAAGDADMVSMARPFLADAELLSKAASGREAEINTCIGCNQACLDQIFAGKITSCLVNPRACHETEMVSVPARTPKRLAVVGAGPAGLAFAVNAAQRGHAVTLFDASAEIGGQFTIARQIPGKEEFYETLRYFRRMLTVTGVTLALNTRADAAMLAEFDEVALATGIVPRVPDIAGIDHPSVLTYLDVLRDKAPVGQRVAIIGCGGIGFDTAMYLSQPGEATSQNIAEFCVEWGIDTSLNAPGGLRPEGPMLPKSPRQIVMLQRRAGKPGDGLGKTTGWIHRATLLARGVKMIPAVSYQRIDDRGLHVLINGEPQLLEVDNVIICAGQEPQQALAAPLRAMGKPVHLIGGCDVALELDARRAIAQGTQLALEI; this is translated from the coding sequence ATTGCCATCACAATCAGCAGATTGTCTCTTTCCCTTTTGGCCGTTGATCGCTTAATCATTAACTCATCCGACCACATAACAATTATTTTACACTGGATGAGTGCAATTATGAGCTACCCGTCGCTGTTCGCCCCGCTCGATCTGGGCTTCACCACGCTTAAAAACCGCGTCCTGATGGGCTCGATGCATACCGGGCTTGAGGAGCATCCGGACGGCGCGCGGCGGCTCGCGGCCTTTTATGCCGAGCGCGCCCGTCACGGCGTGGCGCTGATCGTCACCGGCGGCGTGGCGCCGTCGCCCGCTGGCGTGGCGATTCAGGGCGGCGCGGTGCTTAACGACGCGCATCAACTTCCTCATCATCGCGTGATCACCGACGCGGTGCATCGCGAAGGCGGCAAAATCGCGCTGCAAATTTTGCATACCGGGCGCTACAGCTATCAGCCTCACCCCGTCGCGCCGTCGCCTTTACAGGCGCCGATCAACCGCTTCGCGCCGCATGAACTAACCCACGACGAGATACTCGCGCTGATTGACGATTTCGCGCAGTGCGCGTCGCTGGCGCGCGAGGCCGGTTACGACGGCGTGGAGATCATGGGTTCGGAAGGTTATCTGATAAACCAGTTTCTGGCGGCGCGCACCAACCAGCGTGAGGATGAATGGGGCGGCGACTACGCACGCCGGATGCGCTTCGCCGTTCAGGTGGTGCGCGCGGTACGCGAGCGCGTGGGCCTGGATTTCATCATTATTTATCGTCTTTCTATGCTGGATCTCGTCGAGGGCGGGTCAACTTTCGCCGAAACCGTACAGCTTGCCCGCGCCATTGAAGCGGCGGGCGCTACGCTGCTGAATACCGGCATCGGCTGGCATGAGGCGCGCATTCCGACTATCGCCACGCCGGTGCCGCGCGGCGCGTTTACCTGGGTGACGCGCAAGCTGCGCGGGCAAACCACCCTGCCGCTGGTGACAACTAACCGCATTAACGATCCGCACGTGGCGGAGGCGATTCTCGCGGCGGGCGATGCCGATATGGTTTCCATGGCGCGGCCGTTTCTGGCCGATGCCGAACTGCTCTCCAAAGCCGCGAGCGGGCGCGAGGCGGAAATTAACACCTGCATCGGCTGCAACCAGGCGTGCCTCGATCAGATTTTCGCGGGCAAAATCACGTCATGCCTGGTGAACCCGCGCGCCTGCCATGAAACGGAGATGGTTTCTGTGCCTGCGCGCACGCCGAAACGGCTGGCGGTGGTGGGCGCTGGCCCCGCCGGGCTCGCCTTTGCGGTGAACGCCGCGCAGCGCGGCCACGCGGTGACGCTATTTGACGCCAGCGCGGAGATTGGCGGGCAGTTTACTATCGCCAGGCAGATCCCCGGTAAAGAGGAGTTTTACGAGACGCTGCGCTATTTCCGCCGGATGCTGACCGTCACCGGCGTGACGCTCGCGCTCAACACACGGGCCGACGCCGCGATGCTGGCGGAATTTGACGAGGTGGCGCTCGCGACAGGCATTGTGCCGCGCGTGCCGGATATTGCAGGCATTGATCACCCGAGCGTGCTGACTTATCTCGACGTGCTGCGCGATAAAGCGCCGGTCGGCCAGCGGGTGGCGATTATCGGCTGCGGCGGTATCGGGTTTGATACCGCGATGTATTTAAGCCAGCCGGGCGAAGCCACCAGCCAGAATATCGCCGAATTTTGCGTGGAATGGGGCATCGACACCAGCCTGAACGCGCCCGGCGGCCTGCGCCCGGAAGGGCCGATGTTGCCGAAAAGCCCGCGCCAGATTGTGATGCTGCAACGCCGCGCCGGGAAACCCGGCGACGGGCTTGGCAAAACGACCGGATGGATCCATCGCGCGACGCTTCTGGCGCGCGGCGTGAAGATGATCCCGGCGGTGAGTTATCAGCGCATCGACGATCGCGGGTTGCATGTGTTGATCAACGGCGAACCACAGTTGCTGGAGGTGGATAACGTGATTATCTGCGCAGGCCAGGAGCCGCAGCAGGCGCTGGCGGCCCCGCTGCGCGCGATGGGCAAGCCGGTGCATTTGATTGGCGGCTGCGACGTGGCCCTGGAGCTCGACGCCCGCCGCGCCATCGCCCAGGGCACGCAGCTGGCGCTGGAGATCTAA
- the yqjI gene encoding Uncharacterized protein yqjI: MRLVMLDILCAGASHGYELIKAIETLTAGHYAPSPGVVYPTLDALEAQGFVVLREEESGRKKIAITDAGRAWLLENREALDHIQARMRARAIGHKLRKDPQMKRALDNMKAVLDLKVNQAEISPETLKQIIGIIDRAALAISQLD, encoded by the coding sequence CTGCGTCTCGTCATGCTGGATATCCTGTGCGCTGGCGCGAGCCACGGTTACGAACTTATCAAAGCCATCGAAACGCTGACCGCAGGCCATTACGCGCCGAGCCCAGGCGTGGTCTACCCGACGCTCGATGCGCTGGAGGCGCAGGGGTTTGTCGTGCTGCGCGAAGAAGAAAGCGGTCGGAAGAAAATCGCGATTACCGACGCAGGCCGCGCGTGGCTTCTGGAAAACCGCGAGGCGCTGGATCACATTCAGGCGCGGATGCGGGCGCGCGCCATCGGGCACAAGCTGCGTAAAGATCCGCAGATGAAACGGGCGCTCGATAACATGAAAGCGGTGCTGGATTTGAAGGTGAATCAGGCGGAAATCAGCCCGGAGACGTTAAAGCAGATTATCGGCATCATAGACCGCGCGGCGTTGGCTATCTCCCAGCTCGATTAA
- the aer gene encoding Aerotaxis receptor, with the protein MDNLPKDVVMSSQPFVTQREVTLANDTTLMSTTDLQSYITHANDAFVEVSGYTLEELTGSPHNMVRHPDMPKAAFADMWYTLKQGEPWTGIVKNRCKNGDHYWVRANVAPMVRSGKITGFMSIRTKASAEEIAAVEPLYKALREGRKPRRLFKGLVLRNGVWGKLPTLPLRWRLRGVMAALFVAWTAVMACTGTPLLAPTLMAAVMLLLGGAVLEWQIVRPLENVARQALRIATGESQSIAHINRVDEVGVTLRAIGQLGLMCRWLMNDVSGQVSNVRSGSETLARGNEDLNERTRQTVVNVQQTVTTMNQMAASVQNNSATAAAADKLSSEASDAARLGGQTMQTVVQTMDEIADSTQRIGSITALINDIAFQTNILALNAAVEAARAGEQGKGFAVVAGEVRHLANRSANAANDIRKLIDASASKVASGTVQVHDAGRTMQDIVNQVENVTRLLGQISQATTEQADGLSDLTRAVAELDAITRKNAALVDEGAQVSSMVKYRAGRLQDAVTVLH; encoded by the coding sequence TTGGATAACCTGCCTAAGGACGTCGTTATGTCTTCTCAGCCGTTCGTTACGCAGCGTGAAGTTACGCTCGCTAACGACACCACGCTTATGTCTACCACCGATCTGCAAAGTTATATTACCCATGCCAACGACGCTTTCGTCGAGGTGAGCGGGTATACGCTTGAGGAACTGACCGGCAGCCCGCACAACATGGTGCGCCACCCGGATATGCCGAAAGCGGCTTTTGCCGATATGTGGTACACGCTGAAGCAGGGCGAGCCCTGGACCGGCATCGTGAAAAACCGCTGCAAGAACGGCGATCACTATTGGGTGCGCGCCAACGTCGCGCCGATGGTGCGCAGCGGGAAAATTACCGGCTTTATGTCGATTCGCACCAAAGCCAGCGCGGAAGAGATAGCCGCGGTCGAACCACTCTATAAAGCGCTGCGCGAGGGGCGTAAACCGCGGCGTCTGTTTAAAGGACTGGTGCTGCGCAACGGCGTGTGGGGCAAACTCCCGACGCTGCCGTTACGCTGGCGCCTGCGCGGCGTGATGGCCGCGCTGTTTGTGGCCTGGACCGCGGTCATGGCCTGTACCGGCACGCCCCTGCTGGCCCCGACGCTTATGGCTGCGGTGATGCTGCTGCTTGGCGGCGCGGTGCTGGAGTGGCAGATTGTTCGCCCGCTTGAAAACGTGGCGCGTCAGGCGCTGCGCATTGCGACAGGCGAGTCGCAAAGCATCGCGCATATCAACCGCGTCGATGAGGTCGGCGTGACGCTGCGCGCCATCGGGCAACTGGGACTGATGTGTCGCTGGCTGATGAATGATGTTTCAGGCCAGGTCAGCAATGTACGCAGCGGCAGCGAAACGCTGGCGCGCGGCAATGAGGATCTTAACGAGCGCACCCGTCAGACGGTGGTTAACGTGCAACAAACCGTCACTACCATGAACCAGATGGCGGCATCGGTGCAAAACAACTCCGCCACGGCGGCGGCGGCGGATAAGCTCTCCAGCGAGGCGAGCGACGCGGCGCGTCTCGGCGGGCAGACAATGCAAACCGTGGTCCAGACCATGGATGAGATTGCCGACAGCACGCAGCGCATCGGCTCCATCACGGCGCTTATTAATGACATCGCGTTTCAGACCAACATTCTGGCGCTCAACGCCGCCGTCGAAGCGGCGCGCGCGGGCGAGCAGGGCAAAGGTTTTGCCGTTGTGGCGGGCGAAGTGCGCCATCTGGCGAACCGCAGCGCGAACGCCGCTAACGATATCCGTAAACTCATTGATGCCAGCGCCAGCAAGGTGGCGTCCGGTACGGTGCAGGTGCATGACGCGGGCCGCACCATGCAGGATATCGTCAACCAGGTGGAGAATGTGACGCGCCTGCTGGGGCAGATAAGCCAGGCGACCACCGAGCAGGCCGACGGGCTGTCCGATCTCACCCGCGCCGTGGCGGAACTGGACGCCATCACCCGCAAGAACGCGGCGCTGGTCGATGAAGGCGCGCAGGTTTCGTCGATGGTAAAATACCGTGCTGGCCGCCTTCAGGATGCGGTGACGGTATTGCATTAA
- the yqjH gene encoding Uncharacterized protein yqjH, whose protein sequence is MMNQTTQFPQRVRNALRFREITVLKSERISGFQRLVFGGDALAGFSSRGFDDHIKVFFPQDGAPFVPPDVTDDGIVWAGDVRPPSRDYTPLFDEARQQLTIDFYVHESGVASDWAVAAKPGDTLCIGGPRGSLVVPEDYAWQLYVCDESGMPALRRRLEALRAQAKPVQVNAIVTVRDEALKGYLSHLGDFNLQWVVGHDVQAVEEKLAALTVPQDDYYLWITGEGKVVKRLSEPFEGRVNPQLMRAAAYWHSK, encoded by the coding sequence ATGATGAATCAGACCACTCAATTTCCGCAGCGCGTGCGTAACGCGCTGCGTTTTCGCGAAATTACCGTGCTGAAAAGCGAGCGCATCAGCGGCTTTCAGCGCCTTGTGTTTGGCGGCGACGCGCTGGCGGGCTTCAGTTCGCGCGGCTTCGACGACCATATCAAAGTGTTTTTCCCGCAGGACGGCGCGCCATTTGTGCCGCCTGACGTCACCGATGACGGCATCGTCTGGGCAGGCGACGTGCGCCCGCCGTCACGCGATTACACGCCGCTGTTTGACGAGGCGCGCCAGCAGTTAACTATCGATTTTTACGTGCATGAATCTGGCGTGGCGAGCGACTGGGCCGTTGCGGCAAAACCTGGCGATACGCTCTGCATCGGCGGACCGCGCGGTTCGTTAGTGGTGCCGGAAGATTACGCCTGGCAGCTCTACGTGTGCGATGAGTCCGGGATGCCTGCGCTGCGCCGCCGTCTTGAGGCGCTCCGCGCGCAGGCGAAACCGGTGCAGGTGAACGCTATCGTGACGGTGAGGGATGAAGCGCTGAAAGGCTATCTGTCGCACCTCGGCGACTTTAACCTTCAGTGGGTGGTCGGTCATGACGTGCAGGCGGTGGAAGAGAAACTGGCCGCGCTGACGGTGCCGCAGGACGATTATTACCTCTGGATAACCGGCGAAGGAAAAGTCGTTAAACGCTTAAGCGAACCGTTTGAAGGGCGCGTGAACCCTCAGCTGATGCGCGCCGCGGCGTACTGGCACAGCAAGTAA